In Nasonia vitripennis strain AsymCx chromosome 2, Nvit_psr_1.1, whole genome shotgun sequence, a genomic segment contains:
- the LOC100113823 gene encoding uncharacterized protein LOC100113823, translated as MSSTSANAIPALAKKSVKARFCNTKNDLLKLREHLRKRCKQRMNQQREELLNQKRFGVTTDDAVLNKLKEIFHAEMKNLVVTERYKIPTERVDEILTQLSTNVAVEPQSAEEKLIIEEYKSFKDLLDESDEEEK; from the exons ATGTCCTCTACAAGTGCCAACGCTATTCCAGCGCTTGCAAAGAAAAGTGTCAAGGCTAGATTCTGCAACACTAAAAACGACTTGCTAAAGCTACGTGAGCACTTGAGAAAG agATGTAAGCAACGAATGAACCAACAACGCGAAGAACTGTTGAACCAAAAGAGGTTTGGTGTAACTACTGATGATGCTGTGCTAAACAAACTGAAGGAAATATTTCACgcagaaatgaaaaatttagtCGTAACAGAACGTTATAAGATACCTACAGAAAGAGTCGATGAAATTTTGACTCAACTTTCCACAAACGTTGCAGTTGAACCTCAATCCGCagaag aaaaattaatcattgaAGAATATAAAAGTTTCAAAGATTTACTAGACGAATCAGATGAggaggaaaaataa
- the LOC100118070 gene encoding RPA-interacting protein, with the protein MATHLSPSSSAKLKAINAVRRIKNGSPKIREVLRERCRKRIHERREELFVKRRHGLSNFSEEVKNTLTDIVHEEFNQMVSMDWTKSPETLKSIVELGFPIDQEEALADEEATFDIDEVIEEQWILEEYQKMLWEQKELLSLFSDDVICPICLKGVLKEVQNFAVCHCGLTIPVPMGLQTLKCNLQEQVNAHSAACLGVPKFSIFQEGNTVSLYFSCMSCDVFGLV; encoded by the exons ATGGCAACCCACTTAAGTCCAAGTAGTTCAGCGAAACTGAAAGCTATCAATGCCGTCAGGAGGATAAAAAATGGATCTCCCAAAATACGAGAAGTTCTTCGTGAG agATGTCGAAAACGTATACACGAGAGACGTGAagaattgtttgtaaaaagGAGACATGgtctttcaaatttttcagaagaagtaaaaaatactttgacagaTATAGTTCACGAAGAATTTAATCAGATGGTGTCCATGGATTGGACAAAGTCTCCTGAAACCTTGAAATCTATTGTTGAACTTGGATTTCCCATAGACCAAGAAGAAGCCTTAGCAGATGAAGAAGCAACTTTTGACATTGACGAAGTGATTGAAG AACAATGGATACTGGAAGAATACCAAAAAATGTTGTGGGAACAGAAGGAATTATTATCATTGTTTTCAGACGATGTAATATGCCCTATTTGTTTGAAAGGTGTACTCAAAGAAGTTCAAAATTTTGCAGTATGTCACTGCGGCCTTACAATACCAGTTCCAATGGGCTTACAAACTCTGAAATGTAATCTTCAAGAGCAAGTTAATGCTCACTCTGCAGCATGTTTAGGTGTACCAAAGTTTTCTATATTCCAGGAAGGCAATACTGTTTCATTGTATTTCTCTTGTATGTCATGTGATGTATTTGGACTAGTTTGA
- the LOC100113852 gene encoding RPA-interacting protein A-like, whose protein sequence is MSAYSPRNINHRVMKRGNDLSKFQEILRQKCHQQMRERRGQLFNKGRSGLFPVPNVQETLTEIVRQEFNKLATAEKSDITMSTKTIINSPLNQDEALREESELLAEEEQWILQEYERLMHSEEEMFDTLEDEVICPMCHKSFLEEIPDFIVCSSCGLKIRTEITLTKFKYNLESHVNMHSERCLKVPDFSLVYENDHVSLGITCLTCSCFYLVSTMEP, encoded by the exons ATGTCCGCATATTCACCTAGAAATATAAATCATAGAGTTATGAAAAGGGGTAATGATTTGTCGAAATTTCAAGAAATTTTGAGACAG AAATGTCACCAACAAATGCGAGAAAGACGAGGCCAGTTGTTTAATAAAGGGAGGTCTGGCTTATTTCCTGTCCCGAATGTGCAGGAAACATTAACAGAAATAGTTCGACAAGAATTCAACAAGTTGGCTACTGCAGAGAAGTCTGACATCACCATGAgtacaaaaacaataattaacaGTCCATTAAATCAAGATGAAGCATTAAGAGAAGAGAGTGAACTACTTGCTGAAGAAG aGCAATGGATTCTGCAAGAATATGAAAGACTGATGCACAGTGAAGAAGAGATGTTCGATACACTCGAAGATGAGGTAATATGTCCCATGTGCCATAAGTCATTTTTGGAAGAGATTCCTGACTTCATAGTTTGCAGCTCCTGTGGATTAAAAATTCGAACTGAAATAACTCTTACCAAGTTTAAGTATAATTTAGAATCGCATGTAAATATGCATTCAGAAAGATGTCTAAAAGTTCCTGATTTTTCTCTCGTATATGAGAATGATCATGTGTCTCTTGGTATAACATGCTTAACATGTTCATGTTTTTATTTAGTTAGTACTATGGAGCCATAA